The following are from one region of the Pseudazoarcus pumilus genome:
- the folE gene encoding GTP cyclohydrolase I FolE produces the protein MSHDCDHDHPPHDAAEPGIARHGRFDPEAFEAAVVALLEACGVSADGAHTGRTATRVRELWQKRLLGGYERDPAEALGDGFEDVRRDMVVIRGISVHGVCPHHLVPFRGVAHVAYLPGGRLHGFGRIARMVDALGHRFTYQEWLTRDIADALMHHGRARGAACIIEAEQLCLLLGEDRRGDERVVTQAFAGEFDTSAQARNEFLHALRNAR, from the coding sequence ATGAGCCACGACTGCGATCACGATCATCCACCCCACGACGCGGCCGAGCCCGGCATCGCCCGCCACGGGCGTTTCGACCCGGAAGCCTTCGAGGCCGCCGTCGTCGCCCTGCTCGAAGCCTGCGGCGTATCCGCCGATGGCGCGCACACGGGGCGCACCGCAACGCGTGTGCGCGAGCTGTGGCAGAAGCGTCTGCTCGGAGGCTACGAACGCGACCCGGCCGAGGCGCTGGGCGATGGCTTCGAGGATGTGCGACGCGACATGGTGGTGATCCGCGGCATCTCCGTGCATGGCGTGTGTCCGCATCACCTCGTGCCGTTTCGCGGCGTCGCGCATGTCGCCTACCTGCCGGGCGGACGGCTGCACGGCTTCGGGCGCATCGCACGCATGGTCGACGCCCTGGGCCATCGCTTCACCTACCAGGAATGGCTCACGCGCGACATTGCCGATGCGCTGATGCATCACGGCCGGGCGCGCGGCGCGGCCTGCATCATCGAAGCCGAACAGTTGTGCCTGCTGCTCGGCGAGGACCGGCGCGGCGACGAGCGTGTGGTCACGCAGGCCTTCGCCGGGGAATTCGACACCTCGGCACAGGCGCGCAACGAGTTCCTGCACGCCCTGCGCAACGCGCGCTGA
- a CDS encoding serine/threonine protein kinase, with protein sequence MTDQAAPFSELTPDHMLTALESVGLAPDGRLLALNSFENRVYQIGIEDGPMRVVKFYRPQRWSNEAILEEHAFSTELAERELPVIPPLLIGGHTLHHFEDLRFALFERVGGRAPELGDPDTREWMGRFMGRIHAVGAIAPFRHRPAIDIDTFGVEPREWLLASDFIPPDLREAWESTSAMALDGVRRCFERAGDYTRVRLHGDCHVGNVLWNEYAEPPGPQFVDFDDARMGPAVQDLWMLLSGSREEMSVQLADVLAGYEDFHDFAPRELHLVEALRTLRLLHYSGWIARRWSDPAFPSAFSWFGTQRYWQDRVLELREQIALMDEPPLWGLP encoded by the coding sequence TTGACCGACCAAGCCGCCCCCTTCTCCGAGCTCACGCCCGATCACATGCTCACCGCACTCGAGTCCGTCGGCCTCGCGCCGGACGGGCGCCTGCTCGCACTCAACAGCTTCGAGAACCGCGTCTACCAGATCGGCATCGAGGACGGACCGATGCGCGTGGTGAAGTTCTACCGTCCGCAGCGCTGGAGTAACGAGGCCATCCTGGAAGAGCACGCCTTCAGCACGGAACTGGCCGAACGCGAGCTGCCGGTGATCCCGCCCCTGCTCATCGGCGGACATACGCTGCACCACTTCGAAGATCTGCGCTTTGCGCTGTTCGAGCGCGTCGGCGGCCGCGCACCGGAACTGGGCGATCCCGACACGCGTGAATGGATGGGACGCTTCATGGGGCGCATCCACGCCGTCGGCGCGATCGCGCCGTTCCGGCATCGCCCGGCCATCGACATCGACACCTTCGGCGTCGAGCCGCGCGAGTGGCTGCTGGCCAGCGACTTCATCCCGCCCGATCTGCGCGAAGCCTGGGAATCGACCAGCGCCATGGCGCTCGACGGCGTGCGCCGCTGCTTCGAGCGTGCCGGCGACTACACGCGCGTGCGCCTGCACGGCGACTGCCACGTCGGCAACGTGCTGTGGAACGAATACGCCGAACCGCCGGGGCCGCAGTTCGTCGATTTCGACGATGCGCGCATGGGGCCGGCGGTGCAGGACTTGTGGATGCTGCTGTCGGGCTCGCGCGAGGAAATGAGCGTGCAACTGGCCGACGTACTGGCCGGCTACGAGGATTTCCACGACTTCGCACCGCGCGAACTGCACCTGGTCGAAGCACTGCGCACCCTGCGCCTGCTGCACTACTCGGGATGGATTGCGCGACGCTGGAGCGACCCGGCCTTTCCTTCGGCCTTTTCCTGGTTCGGCACGCAGCGCTACTGGCAGGACCGTGTGCTCGAATTGCGCGAGCAGATCGCGCTGATGGACGAGCCGCCGCTGTGGGGACTGCCATAA
- a CDS encoding 23S rRNA (adenine(2030)-N(6))-methyltransferase RlmJ, producing MLSYRHAFHAGNHADVLKHFVLLEVLRYYSRKDKPWWYVDTHAGAGCYSLAGERAEQTAEYREGIARLWAREDVPAAFGPYLDAVRQFNPHGSLNFYPGSPALAMTALREQDRMRLFELHPADCELLAQTFARDAERVVVRRADGLACLRGLLPPPTRRAVVLIDPSYEVKQDYRQVVQVLENVLKRFSAGTYILWYPLLARPEARALPERLRDLPAESWLDVRLVVREPGPAGLAGMFGSGLFIINPPWTLPELLESTMPWLVDALGQDTAAGFDLEHRIP from the coding sequence ATGCTCAGCTATCGTCACGCCTTTCATGCCGGCAATCATGCCGACGTCCTCAAGCACTTCGTTCTGCTCGAGGTGCTGCGCTACTACAGTCGCAAGGACAAGCCCTGGTGGTATGTGGATACCCACGCCGGGGCCGGCTGCTATTCGCTGGCCGGGGAGCGGGCGGAGCAGACCGCCGAGTATCGCGAAGGCATCGCCCGCCTGTGGGCGCGCGAGGACGTCCCCGCGGCCTTCGGCCCCTATCTCGACGCGGTGCGCCAGTTCAACCCGCACGGCAGCCTGAACTTCTACCCGGGCTCGCCGGCGCTGGCGATGACCGCGCTGCGCGAGCAGGACCGCATGCGCCTGTTCGAATTGCATCCGGCCGATTGCGAACTGCTTGCACAGACCTTCGCGCGCGACGCCGAGCGGGTCGTCGTGCGCCGTGCGGACGGCCTGGCCTGCCTGCGTGGTCTGTTGCCGCCGCCGACGCGGCGTGCGGTGGTGCTGATCGACCCCTCCTACGAGGTCAAGCAGGACTACCGGCAGGTCGTGCAGGTGCTCGAGAACGTGCTCAAGCGCTTCTCCGCCGGCACCTACATCCTGTGGTATCCGCTGCTCGCGCGCCCCGAGGCACGCGCGCTGCCCGAGCGCCTGCGCGATCTGCCCGCCGAGAGCTGGCTGGACGTGCGCCTGGTCGTGCGCGAACCCGGACCGGCGGGTCTGGCCGGCATGTTCGGCAGCGGCCTGTTCATCATCAATCCGCCGTGGACGCTCCCAGAGCTGCTCGAGTCGACCATGCCGTGGCTGGTCGATGCGCTGGGGCAGGATACTGCGGCCGGATTCGATCTGGAGCATCGCATCCCGTGA
- the ftsB gene encoding cell division protein FtsB — MRWPLLLLAALLLFLQYPLWLGKGGWLRAWEVDARLAEQRSVNRGLEQRNAALAAEVEDLKSGNEAIEERARFDLGLTRPGEIFVQVPDGR, encoded by the coding sequence ATGCGCTGGCCGCTGCTCCTGCTCGCTGCGCTCTTGCTGTTCCTCCAGTACCCCCTGTGGCTGGGCAAGGGTGGCTGGTTGCGCGCCTGGGAAGTCGACGCGCGCCTGGCCGAGCAACGCAGCGTCAATCGCGGGCTGGAACAGCGCAACGCGGCGCTTGCGGCCGAGGTCGAGGATCTCAAGTCCGGCAACGAAGCCATCGAGGAGCGCGCGCGCTTCGATCTGGGTCTGACGCGCCCCGGGGAGATTTTCGTGCAGGTGCCCGACGGCCGCTGA
- a CDS encoding SIMPL domain-containing protein (The SIMPL domain is named for its presence in mouse protein SIMPL (signalling molecule that associates with mouse pelle-like kinase). Bacterial member BP26, from Brucella, was shown to assemble into a channel-like structure, while YggE from E. coli has been associated with resistance to oxidative stress.), with translation MKSLAVSRIVAPALLAALMAWPLASAATDPTTIDLSAEAHTSATNDLGRAQLFVEQVDTDTAALAERVKRIIADALELARSAPEVQTSTAGTTTYPVHSRDGERIERWRMRASIELESRDLTALSKLIGRLQQTLAVASVTIEPAADTRAKAADIAAVEAIRAFEERASVLSNTLGMRYRIRHLSVQYPGTGPVYPLLRADRMMTSAEAMPAPIEPGRSEIRVSVAGTIELVE, from the coding sequence ATGAAATCGCTCGCCGTATCTCGCATCGTCGCGCCCGCGCTGCTGGCCGCCCTGATGGCCTGGCCGCTGGCGTCGGCCGCGACCGATCCGACCACCATCGACCTGTCCGCCGAGGCCCACACCAGTGCGACCAACGACCTGGGGCGCGCCCAGCTCTTCGTCGAGCAGGTCGACACCGACACTGCGGCTCTGGCCGAACGCGTCAAGCGCATCATCGCCGACGCGCTGGAACTGGCGCGCTCCGCCCCCGAAGTCCAGACCTCGACCGCCGGCACGACCACCTATCCGGTGCATTCGCGCGACGGCGAACGCATCGAACGCTGGCGCATGCGTGCCTCGATCGAACTCGAGAGCCGCGACCTCACCGCCTTGTCCAAGCTGATCGGCCGTTTGCAGCAGACGCTCGCTGTGGCCAGCGTCACCATCGAGCCGGCGGCCGACACGCGCGCCAAGGCCGCCGACATCGCCGCGGTGGAAGCGATCCGCGCCTTCGAGGAGCGAGCCTCGGTACTCTCCAACACGCTGGGCATGCGATATCGCATCCGTCATCTGTCGGTCCAGTATCCGGGAACCGGGCCAGTCTATCCGCTGTTGCGCGCCGACCGGATGATGACCAGCGCCGAGGCGATGCCCGCCCCGATCGAGCCCGGCCGCAGCGAGATCCGCGTTTCGGTCGCCGGCACCATCGAACTGGTCGAATGA
- the dtd gene encoding D-aminoacyl-tRNA deacylase — protein sequence MHDRVVIALIQRVVRASVVVDGDTVGAIDAGMLALIGVRRDDTTDNAERLLERLLGYRIFADAHGRMNLALRDTGGGLLLVPQFTLAADTRKGTRASFSSAAAPEAARHLFDHLVQCAGAAHTPVETGRFGADMSVSLVNEGPVSFILEA from the coding sequence GTGCACGATCGAGTCGTGATCGCGCTGATCCAGCGCGTGGTGCGCGCATCGGTGGTGGTCGACGGCGACACCGTGGGCGCGATCGATGCGGGCATGCTGGCCCTGATCGGCGTACGCCGCGACGACACCACCGACAATGCCGAACGTCTGCTCGAGCGCCTGCTCGGCTATCGCATCTTCGCCGACGCGCACGGGCGCATGAATCTCGCCCTGCGCGACACCGGCGGCGGGCTGCTGCTGGTGCCGCAATTCACGCTCGCGGCCGACACGCGCAAGGGCACGCGCGCGAGCTTCTCCTCGGCCGCAGCGCCGGAGGCGGCGCGGCATCTGTTCGATCATCTGGTGCAGTGCGCGGGCGCAGCCCACACCCCGGTCGAGACCGGGCGCTTCGGCGCAGACATGTCGGTATCCCTGGTCAACGAAGGTCCGGTGAGCTTTATTCTCGAGGCCTGA
- a CDS encoding nucleotide pyrophosphohydrolase has product MSDDSLIRLRDALRAFAEERDWAQFHNPKNLAMALTGEVGELVEHFQWLSAEQSAALDPATRREVALEMADVLLYLVRMADTLGIDLAEVAGAKLAINAERYPVERARGTSKKYDRL; this is encoded by the coding sequence GTGAGCGACGACAGTCTGATCCGCCTGCGCGACGCCCTGCGTGCCTTCGCCGAGGAGCGCGACTGGGCACAGTTCCACAACCCCAAGAATCTGGCGATGGCGCTGACCGGCGAGGTTGGCGAGCTGGTCGAGCACTTCCAGTGGCTCAGCGCCGAACAGTCGGCCGCACTCGATCCCGCGACACGCCGGGAAGTCGCCCTCGAGATGGCCGACGTGCTGCTGTATCTCGTGCGCATGGCCGATACGCTGGGAATCGATCTGGCGGAGGTTGCCGGGGCCAAGCTCGCGATCAACGCCGAGCGCTATCCGGTGGAACGGGCACGTGGCACGTCGAAGAAGTACGACCGTCTGTAA
- the eno gene encoding phosphopyruvate hydratase, protein MSAIIDVIAREILDSRGNPTVEADVLLESGVMGRAAVPSGASTGSREAIELRDGDAERYLGKGVTRAVENVNTEIAEALIGLDAEEQTFIDRTLIELDGTENKSRLGANAMLAVSMAVAKAAAEEAGLPLYRYFGGSGPMVMPVPMMNVINGGEHANNSLDIQECMIMPVSMTSFREALRCGAEIFHHLKKITDQRGYPTTVGDEGGFAPNVSGTEEALELIQEAISAAGYTPGEDVLLALDCAASEFYKDGQYVLAGEGKTLDAEGFTDYLADLCDRFPIVSIEDGMAEDDWAGWKILTDRLGGHVQLVGDDLFVTNTAILSKGIEQGIANSILIKINQIGTLTETFAAVEMAKRAGYTAVISHRSGETEDSTIADIAVGLSAMQIKTGSLSRSDRIAKYNQLLRIEEDLGDTVSYPGRSAFYNLRRR, encoded by the coding sequence ATGAGTGCAATCATCGACGTCATCGCCCGCGAGATTCTCGATTCGCGCGGCAACCCCACGGTCGAAGCCGACGTGCTGCTCGAATCCGGCGTAATGGGGCGCGCGGCCGTGCCCTCGGGCGCATCCACCGGCTCGCGCGAGGCCATCGAACTGCGCGACGGCGACGCCGAACGCTATCTGGGCAAGGGCGTGACGCGCGCCGTCGAGAACGTCAATACCGAGATCGCCGAGGCGCTGATCGGTCTGGACGCCGAGGAGCAGACCTTCATCGATCGCACGCTGATCGAGCTCGACGGCACCGAGAACAAGTCGCGCCTGGGCGCCAACGCGATGCTCGCGGTGTCGATGGCCGTGGCCAAGGCCGCAGCCGAGGAAGCCGGCCTGCCGCTGTACCGCTATTTCGGCGGTTCCGGCCCGATGGTCATGCCGGTGCCGATGATGAACGTCATCAACGGCGGCGAGCACGCCAACAACAGCCTCGACATCCAGGAATGCATGATCATGCCGGTGAGCATGACGAGCTTTCGCGAGGCCCTGCGATGCGGCGCCGAGATCTTCCACCACCTGAAGAAGATCACCGACCAGCGCGGTTATCCCACGACGGTTGGTGACGAGGGCGGTTTCGCACCCAACGTCTCGGGCACCGAGGAAGCGCTCGAACTGATCCAGGAGGCCATCTCGGCCGCCGGCTACACGCCCGGCGAGGACGTGCTGCTGGCGCTCGACTGCGCCGCCTCGGAGTTCTACAAGGACGGCCAGTACGTGCTGGCGGGCGAGGGCAAGACGCTGGATGCGGAGGGCTTCACCGACTACCTGGCCGACTTGTGCGATCGCTTTCCCATCGTCTCGATCGAGGACGGCATGGCCGAAGACGACTGGGCGGGCTGGAAGATTCTCACCGATCGTCTGGGCGGCCACGTGCAACTGGTCGGCGACGACCTGTTCGTGACCAACACGGCGATCCTGTCAAAGGGCATCGAGCAGGGCATCGCCAACTCCATTCTCATCAAGATCAACCAGATCGGCACGCTCACCGAGACCTTCGCCGCGGTCGAGATGGCCAAGCGCGCCGGCTATACCGCAGTGATCTCGCATCGCTCGGGCGAGACCGAGGATTCGACCATCGCCGACATCGCCGTGGGCCTGTCGGCGATGCAGATCAAGACCGGCTCGCTGAGCCGATCGGACCGCATCGCCAAGTACAACCAGTTGCTGCGCATCGAGGAAGACCTGGGCGATACGGTGAGCTACCCGGGGCGTAGCGCTTTCTACAATCTGCGCAGACGCTGA
- a CDS encoding DUF3301 domain-containing protein — MPFFEIVFFAALCALAWFWFDTVKAREVGRAAAKLACRREGVQLLDDTVAFRSLRPTRDDEGRMALRRVYDFEYSADGNDRYRGSVMLLGREVVMLDVSSHRRTTRVIIN, encoded by the coding sequence ATGCCCTTCTTCGAGATCGTCTTTTTCGCTGCGCTGTGTGCGCTCGCCTGGTTCTGGTTCGACACGGTCAAGGCGCGCGAGGTGGGTCGCGCCGCGGCCAAGCTCGCGTGCCGTCGTGAAGGCGTGCAATTGCTCGACGACACGGTGGCCTTCCGCAGCCTGCGGCCGACGCGCGATGACGAAGGGCGCATGGCCTTGCGCAGGGTCTACGACTTTGAATATTCGGCCGACGGCAACGATCGCTATCGCGGATCGGTGATGCTGCTCGGGCGCGAGGTCGTGATGCTCGACGTCAGCAGCCACCGGCGAACCACGCGCGTGATCATCAACTGA
- the kdsA gene encoding 3-deoxy-8-phosphooctulonate synthase, with protein sequence MKLCGFEVGIDRPLFLICGPCVIESRQMALDTAAALKEITDELGIPFIFKSSYDKANRSSGTSFRGLGMTKGLEILAEVRDTLGVPVLTDVHTVEEVPETAAAVDVLQTPAFLCRQTDFIRAVASSGRPVNIKKGQFLAPGDMKNVVDKAREASGGADNIMVCERGVSFGYNNLVTDMRGLAIMRETGCPVVFDATHSVQLPGGQGTSSGGQREFVPVLARAAVAAGVAGVFMESHPDPEKALSDGPNAWPLGRMKALLTQLVELDALIKRHGFIESSLA encoded by the coding sequence ATGAAGCTGTGCGGATTCGAGGTCGGCATCGACCGGCCGCTGTTCCTGATCTGCGGGCCGTGCGTGATCGAGTCGCGCCAGATGGCGCTGGACACGGCCGCGGCTCTCAAGGAAATCACCGACGAGTTGGGCATTCCCTTCATCTTCAAGTCGTCCTACGACAAGGCCAACCGCAGCTCGGGCACTTCGTTCCGCGGGCTGGGAATGACCAAGGGGCTGGAGATCCTCGCCGAGGTGCGCGACACGCTCGGCGTGCCGGTGCTCACCGATGTGCACACCGTCGAGGAAGTGCCCGAGACCGCGGCTGCCGTGGACGTGCTGCAGACGCCGGCGTTCCTGTGCCGGCAGACCGACTTCATCCGCGCCGTGGCCTCTTCCGGGCGGCCCGTGAACATCAAGAAGGGCCAGTTCCTCGCGCCGGGCGACATGAAGAACGTCGTCGACAAGGCGCGCGAGGCCAGCGGTGGCGCAGACAACATCATGGTGTGCGAGCGCGGCGTATCCTTCGGTTACAACAACCTCGTCACCGACATGCGCGGCCTTGCGATCATGCGCGAGACCGGCTGCCCGGTGGTATTCGACGCGACCCACTCGGTGCAGTTGCCTGGCGGGCAGGGCACGTCCTCGGGCGGACAGCGCGAGTTCGTGCCGGTGCTCGCGCGCGCGGCGGTCGCGGCCGGCGTGGCAGGCGTGTTCATGGAATCGCACCCGGACCCGGAAAAGGCGCTCTCCGACGGTCCCAATGCCTGGCCGCTGGGCCGCATGAAGGCGCTGCTCACGCAGCTCGTCGAACTCGACGCGCTGATCAAGCGCCACGGCTTCATCGAAAGCTCGCTCGCCTGA
- a CDS encoding inorganic phosphate transporter, producing the protein MELSHINELEKATKKGRVELFRIGIALLFIVGVMFYVIVRGEAHGSLFVVIAAMIGGYMAMNIGANDVANNVGPAVGSRALTLGGALLIAAIFEASGAIIAGGGVVGTIRNGIIDPSQIANADTFLWVMMAALLAAAIWLNIATVLGAPVSTTHSIVGAVLGAGIASSGLGIANWGTVSQIVASWVISPMMGGLIAAGFLYLVKRSITYKADLVSAARTMVPWLIGLMAFAFGSYLMLKGLSKVVKVGLIPAFGVGLAVAVAVFFLVRARLTARMGEIENSKDGVNQLFTVPLICAAALLSFAHGSNDVANAVGPLAAIVEVVSTGASEIATAAPIPLWVMVVGGIGLSVGLWLFGPKVIRTVGSEITELDQMRAYCIAMAATITVIIASQLGIPVSTTHIAVGGVFGVGFLREYLKSNYARMVDEIKQHHPEGDQEAIETFLRRFDAASVQEKGEMLRELKRRQKQRVDPANFSKTERKGLKKVYRQELVKRSQILRIVAAWVITVPASGLMAGLLYFTIRGMLLD; encoded by the coding sequence GTGGAACTGAGTCACATCAACGAGCTGGAAAAAGCCACCAAGAAGGGGCGCGTCGAACTCTTCCGTATCGGCATCGCCCTGCTGTTCATCGTTGGCGTGATGTTCTACGTGATCGTGCGCGGCGAGGCGCATGGCAGCCTGTTCGTCGTCATCGCGGCGATGATCGGCGGCTACATGGCGATGAACATCGGCGCCAACGATGTCGCCAACAACGTCGGCCCGGCCGTCGGCTCGCGGGCGCTGACCCTGGGCGGGGCGCTGTTGATCGCCGCGATTTTCGAGGCGTCCGGCGCGATCATCGCCGGCGGCGGCGTGGTCGGCACCATCCGCAACGGCATCATCGACCCCAGCCAGATCGCCAACGCCGACACCTTTCTCTGGGTCATGATGGCGGCGCTGCTGGCCGCCGCGATCTGGCTCAACATCGCCACCGTGCTGGGTGCGCCGGTGTCGACCACGCACTCGATCGTCGGCGCGGTGCTCGGCGCCGGCATCGCTTCCAGCGGCCTGGGCATCGCGAACTGGGGCACGGTGTCGCAGATCGTCGCCAGCTGGGTGATCTCGCCGATGATGGGCGGTCTGATCGCCGCCGGCTTCCTGTACCTGGTCAAACGCTCCATCACGTACAAGGCCGATCTGGTGTCGGCCGCGCGCACCATGGTGCCGTGGCTGATCGGCCTGATGGCCTTCGCCTTCGGTTCCTACCTGATGCTCAAGGGCCTGTCCAAGGTGGTCAAGGTCGGCTTGATCCCGGCCTTCGGCGTCGGCCTGGCAGTCGCGGTCGCGGTGTTCTTCCTGGTGCGTGCGCGCCTGACCGCGCGCATGGGCGAGATCGAGAACTCCAAGGACGGTGTCAACCAGTTGTTCACGGTGCCGCTGATCTGTGCGGCGGCGTTGCTGTCGTTCGCGCACGGCTCGAACGACGTGGCCAACGCGGTCGGCCCGCTCGCGGCCATCGTCGAGGTGGTGTCGACCGGCGCGAGCGAGATCGCCACGGCCGCGCCGATTCCGCTGTGGGTGATGGTGGTCGGTGGCATCGGCCTGTCGGTGGGGCTGTGGCTGTTCGGGCCGAAGGTGATCCGCACGGTGGGCTCCGAGATCACCGAACTGGACCAGATGCGCGCCTATTGCATCGCGATGGCCGCGACCATCACGGTGATCATCGCCAGCCAGTTGGGCATTCCGGTATCGACCACGCACATCGCCGTCGGCGGCGTGTTCGGTGTCGGTTTCCTGCGCGAGTATCTGAAGAGCAACTACGCGCGCATGGTCGACGAGATCAAGCAGCATCACCCGGAAGGGGATCAGGAGGCGATCGAGACTTTCCTGCGGCGCTTCGACGCGGCCTCAGTGCAGGAAAAGGGTGAGATGCTGCGCGAGCTCAAGCGCCGGCAGAAGCAGCGCGTCGATCCGGCGAACTTCTCCAAGACCGAGCGCAAGGGCCTCAAGAAGGTCTATCGCCAGGAACTGGTCAAGCGCTCGCAGATCCTGCGCATCGTCGCCGCGTGGGTGATCACCGTGCCGGCGTCGGGCCTGATGGCGGGCCTGCTGTACTTCACGATACGCGGTATGCTGCTCGACTGA
- a CDS encoding gamma carbonic anhydrase family protein codes for MPIYALGDKAPEFGEGCWIADTATVIGQVRAGRNVSFWYNVVVRSDNDVITIGDDTNIQDGTILHCDFGVPLTIGRRVSLGHKVMLHGCTVGDSTLIGINAVILNNAVIGKGCIIGANTLIPEGKQIPDRSLVVGSPGRIIREVSDEELERIEHNADHYIENIALYANNLRHIAPQGG; via the coding sequence ATGCCCATCTACGCGCTCGGCGACAAGGCACCCGAATTCGGTGAAGGCTGCTGGATCGCGGATACCGCGACGGTGATCGGACAGGTCCGCGCGGGCCGCAACGTGAGCTTCTGGTACAACGTCGTGGTGCGCAGCGACAACGATGTGATCACCATCGGCGACGACACCAACATCCAGGACGGCACCATTCTGCACTGCGACTTCGGCGTGCCGCTGACCATCGGCCGGCGCGTCTCGCTCGGCCACAAGGTCATGCTGCACGGCTGTACGGTGGGCGACTCGACGCTGATCGGCATCAACGCCGTGATCCTCAACAACGCGGTGATCGGCAAGGGCTGCATCATCGGCGCCAATACGCTGATCCCGGAAGGCAAGCAGATTCCCGACCGCTCGCTGGTGGTCGGATCGCCCGGGCGCATCATCCGCGAAGTGAGCGACGAGGAACTCGAACGCATCGAGCACAATGCCGATCACTACATCGAGAACATCGCCCTGTACGCGAACAACCTGCGTCATATTGCACCGCAGGGTGGGTGA